The DNA sequence GTAACAATGAAAACCGAAATTCCTCTTTATGCTCCACAACTAAACAGAGCTAAAAAACAAGGACAATTGGGTCAGGGAATTATGGTTCAATCTATAGACAGAGTAAAAGATGAGTTACTTAACACAAGAATAATTGAAGAATCACACCGACTAGGATATTGGACATCACAAGACAAATTTATATCAATGTTAGAAGATGTTTATAACGAACCTGAAGATCAATCAATAAGAAAAAGATTAAATGATTTTTGGGAAAGCTGGCATGATTTAGCAAACCAACCGCAAGGTTTAGCAGAAAGAAAGATAATCTTAGAGAGAGGCAAATCTTTTTGCGAAGTAATAAGAAGTAGATTCCATTCACTTGAAAGAATATATATAATGGCAAACGATGAAATAAAAATTACAACAGATGAAGCAAACAATTACATTAGAAACATTGCAAATCTTAATAAACAAATCTCAAAATCTCAAGCAATGAAAGACAATCCAAATGACTTAATGGACACAAGAGATTTAATGGTTGAAAAATTAGGCAATTTAATAAATATATCAATTGAAAACAAACAAGATCCTAATGAATTTTTGGTTCACTCGGAAGGAAGGCACCTTGTACAAGGTTCAATTGCCAATGAGTTTAAACTAGAAGCCGCAAATGGACCTACTAGAACCAAATGGAACATTTTGTGGACAAATAATGACAAAGTTCATCTTGAAACAGGAAAGTTGGGATCTCTGCTTACTACAAGAGATGAAGAGATCCAAAATGAAATCAATGAACTGAATAATATAGCTATCAACATTGTAGAACTGGTTAACGAAATACATGAAGCAGGACACGGAATGGACAAAAAAAGTGGAAGAAACTTTTTTTCTCAAGAACTAAAGCTAACCGATGATCGCGGTAGATACGATACTAACTCAAATGGTCAATTTGATTCTGTTCATATTTTCAAAATTAATAGCACAAACGAAATATTCCCAGAAGAAAAATTAGGATTTTACGGAACTCTTAAATTTGAGGCTACAAATAGCAATGAAATCATAGAAATACCTTATAATGCTCCAGACACAGTTCAAGATGTTATAAATAGAATAAACAATTCCAGCGCACAAGTTACAGTAAGAATTAACTCAGAAGGCAAGCTTGAAATTAAAGCGGTTAAAGAACAAAAAGATGAAAACATAGAATTCAAAATCAAACATATAGAAGATTCTGGATTATTTCTAACAACATATACAGGAATATTAAATGTATCTGGACCTGAGGGAGCTTATGATTATAAAAATATTGACACAACAGACAAATTAACGCCCAAAGCTACCTATTCAATCTCGCCTCTAAAAAATCCTGCAGCATGGATAAAAGTTGCAGACATTATAGACTCAGACCCTTCAAAAATAGCAGCAGGGACCAGAAATCCAACAAATGAAATTTCTATTGGGGATAATGAGGCAGCACTGAGAATCTCCTCTTTTGGGAATTCTCAGATCATGATTGGTAAAAATTTAACATTAAATGATTACTTTGCAAATACAGCATCAAATATCGCAATAAAAGGGCAAATATCAGAAATAACAAAAGAAAGCCAATCTCAAATATTAAAAGATTTAACAGACTTAAGAATGTCTATTTCTGGAGTAAACAAAGATGAAGAACTTGCAAACATGATCGAATTTCAACAAGCATTCATTGCAGCAAGTAAATTTATTACTGTTTCTGCGGAACTAATAGATACAGTAATAAATAAAATGGGAGTATAAATATGATAAATAGAATAAGCCATCCATTAACATATGAAAATTTAAAAACCTCTGCAGCAGAGCAAGAGTCTAAAATCACGAAACTTTTAGAAAATTTATACAAAGGCGGCAAAAGGATTGTAAAACTAAGAAACGATCCAACAGGCGTTACTCACGCAATTAGACTAGATAGTGACATATTTAAGCTGAATGTCTACATGAAAAATATTGGCACTTCTAAAGGCAATCTAAGATATACAGAAGGCTACCTACAATCTCTTACAAATATTCTAACACGAGCTAAAGAAATTGCCATTCAAGGGGCAAGCGGCACTTACGAAGCGGATGACAAAAAAATGATATCAAAAGAAGTAAATGCCTTGCTCGAAGATGCTGTTGCAATAGCTAACGCTAAAGGACCTGATGGGTATAGTATATTCTCGGGGACCAAAATTGATGGAGAAGCATTTAAAGTAACTAGAGAGAATAAAATAAGCAAAATAAGCAAAGACGGTGAAGGGCCCCAAATAATCAACGTAGAATACAACGGCAACCAAGCTGAAAAAAAAACAGAAGTCTACAATGAAGTGCACATATCAAATAATTATCCTGGAAATAAAATATTTTTCTTGCAAAACCAAAATATTATCTCATCAATAAACACCAATGGATTTACCGTAAAAGAAAATACAAAAATTTATATTGACAATATTGAAATAGGATTAACAGCAGGAGATACTGCTCTTGACATTGTCGCAAAAATAAATGAATCTTCAGCACCCGTTGAAGCAAGTGTTGACCCTGTTTTAAACTCATTATCTATTAAAACTACAACTCCACACCAAATTTGGATAACAGAAGCAAAAGAATCAAATGTTTTGCAAACACTTGGAATAATTACTAAAAACAATGATACCAAACTACCTCCTTACAACCTTTCTAGCAGCACAGAAGTTAGAAGCAGATCTATTTTTGATGCGCTTATTGAGCTCAGAGACACACTTTACAATAATAAAGAAGAGCTTGTTGGAAGTAGAAGCTTGGCAGAAATTGATGAGAGCTTAAAAAGATTGCTTATATCTGTTGCAGATCTTGGAGCAAAAGAAAATAGGCTTGATAGAAGTTATGAGAGGATAAGCAAAGAAGCTGCAGACATGAAAGAGGACATGGTCCAATATACTGATCTTGACGTAACAAAGGCAATAACCAATTTAAACATGGCAAGCTTGGCTTATCAAGTATCTTTGGGGGTCTCTGCTAAAATAATGCAGACAACTTTATTAGATTTTCTAAAATAGAATGATAAATGGAAAAAGCATAGGATTTAATTTCCCTGAAGGAATACTTGGATTTGAAAACATTAAAAAATTCATAATAAAAGACTCTAAACATAAGCCTTTTTCTATTATGCAGTCCATCAATAAAGACGTAAGTTTTTTAGTAACATCTCCTTTTAATTTTTTAAGCGAATACTTACCAAATATTCAAGAAAAAGATTGGTCAGACATTAAAGCAAAATCAGAAGATGAAAAAGTTATACTATGTATAATTAATATGCATGTAAATGATTATAAAGACATTACAGCTAATCTAAAAGCGCCAATCATAATAAACAAAAAAAAATTACTTGGGAAACAAGCTATATGCACAGATGAAAAATACTCACTACGCCATAAAGTTTTCAAGGAATAAAAATGCTAGTATTGTCAAGAAAAGTAAATGAAAGTATTAAAATAAATTCTAATATTGAAGTTTTAATATTAGAGATAAAAAAAGATACTGTTAAAATAGCAATTAAGGCTCCTGAAAACATCAAGATATTTAGATCTGAAATTTATGAATTTATTATAGAAGAAAATAAAAAATCAATACTGAAAGACAAGTACAATATAAGCAAAATTAAAAATCTATTCAATCATTATTTTAAGAATGAAAATTAAGCTCTGCATCACTCGGCCTTATATAAAAAGGCCCCGATAAAATATCATCGCTTTTATGATTTTTTAAGTATTTAGCTATCCCAAGTTCTGTCAAAATTCTTCCAAAAGAATTTAAATCTTCAATTATTTTAAATTTATAATTGGATTCTTTACAAACACTCTCAAGATTGTTCCCAATAAGCACTGAATTTGGATCAACCTGACTTAAATATTCAAACAAATCTTCCCTAGAAACACACAAAACCTTTCCTATCAATTTGAAATTTTCATAACGCCCAATAAAATATTTACCGGCAGTAAAGGCTAAAACAATTACACTAGAATTGTTTTTAACTGAATTTGCAAAAACATCTAATGTAGAAATATTGACAAAAGGAATAGAAAGACCCAGGGCAAGACCTTTGACGAAACTCAGACTAATCCTAAGACCGGTAAAAGAACCTGGTCCACAAGAATTTACAATTAATTCAATTTGATTAAGATCAATGTTATTTTTAAATACAAAATCACTGAAAATTTTTGGAACACTAAAATTAAAATTTGATTTAGGTTCCACCAATGAAAAATTTTTATTGTTCACTTTGCAATGAACTATTAAGGCTTTATATGAATATTCAAATGCAAGCGCATTAACCATTAAATTCTATAACCCTGCCTGAATCAACTATTTTAAAATTTAAAGAAAATAGTCTATCTTTTGGAATAATATCGTAAACAATTTTAGGCCATTCAATAGCAATAATTGAATCAAGATCCATAAATATTTCTTCCCCCCCAATAAGCTCAAATTCTTCCAAAGAAGACAACCTATATAAATCAATATGATAAAACTTAAAATCTACAAAGTCATAAACACTAACAATATTATAAGTTGGACTTGTAAAATAAGAAATTCCAAGATTAAGGGCAAGCCCCTTTAAAAAGCTAGTTTTTCCAGATCCCATATCACCACTTAATGCAAATATCTTACTAATTGGTAAAGGAGAAAAAAAAGATTTGGAAAAATTTGTCATTTTCTTTTCTGATTTAAATTCTAAAATCAAGGAAGTTTACCTTTAAACTCCAAATCAATTACAAGTCTTTTAATCGCAACCATTAACTTTAAAACGGGATAATTTAAAAGATCTAAAAAATCAATAGTGATATGCTTTTCCCCCAAAGGTGTAGCCTCAATTACAAACTTTACTTTTTTGGTTTCTAGAATATCATTATACTTATAAACAACATCAGCAAAATACACATTTCTATAATAAATAAAACTATCTTGCTTCTCAATATTATCAAGAGAAATAAGCTGCACAATAATAATCCTTAAAATAAATTAAACTCCCAAAAAGCCAACATAAGAACATTTTTATTTAGCGCTATTTTTCAAGATGGAATTTTTATTCTTAACCTTTGAATTGCTTTTTAGCTATCATTGACTAAAAAATATTCAAATTCCCAATTTTAATGAGATGTCGCAAAAAAATAACTCTAATTCTTAAAAATTAAACCTCCCAGGAGTTTTTTTCTATTTTCTTATTTCTAAAACAACTTTTTTGAAAGCTTCAACATCTTCAATTGCCAAATTAGACAAAATCTTTCTATTAATCTTTATATTAGACTTCGACAAACCCTCAATAAATCTTGAATAACTAACCCCGATATCACTTAAAGCAGCTGAAATCCTTGAAATCCATAAACGTCTAAAATCTCTCTTTCTAGCTTTTCTATCTCTTGTGGCATACATCATACCTTTTCTCAAAGTATCCTTAGCCTTTTTGTAATTGCTCTTTTTTGTACCCCAAAAACCTTTTGTCTTTTTTAAAATTCGCTTACGCCTTGCAACATGCACTGTGCCATTCTTAACTCTAGCCATATCTATCTCCTAAAATTATTTTAACCATAAGGTAATAAAGTTTTAATTCTTTTAACTTCAAAACAAGAAAGATTGCCTGATTTTCTTAAATTTCTCTTACGCTTAGAAGATTTTTTTGTCAAAATATGCCTTAAATTTTGTTTTTTATGCTTAACCTTACCATTTACAGTAAAAGAATATCTTTTTTTTGCACTTTTACGTGTTTTCATCTTATTTGCCATTTTTATCCCCTTTAATATTTATTTTTTAAACTTAGGCGCAACAATCAAAAACATTGTCTTGCCTTCCATTTTAGCCGCAGACTCCAAAACATAATTTGTATCCCCTACTTTCTCAAGAATACTATTTAAAATACCATACCCCAAATATGTATGAGCAAGTTCGCGCCCTCTAAACCTTATTGTAACTTTAACTTTATTTCCATCTTTGAGAAAACTTAAAATGTTTTTTGATTTAAAATCAAGGTCATGAGCATCTATCTTAGGTTGCATTCTAACTTCTTTAAGTTTAATTATCTTTTGATTTTTCTTTTGCTCTTTTTGACGCTTTTCTTGATGGAATTTATATTTTCCATAATCAATAATCTTACAAACCGGGGGAGACACATTAGGAGAAACTTCAACTAAATCAAGTTCAGCTTCTTTTGCTTTTCTAATAGCATCTTCAATCAATAAAACCTCTTGTGTTCCATTTTCAAAAATAACTCTTACCTCACGAGCTTTAATTCTGTAATTAATTTTCAATTCCTTGTCACTTGATCTGGACCTATCCCTATCTCTATTGGCATTTCTATTTATCATCTAAAAAATATATACTCCTAAATCAATTAATAATGTATATTAATACTTAATTTTAATATACATTCACTAAAAAGTAAATTCTAAGAAAAATGTTTAGGAAAAGCAATACAATAAATATTAAATTAAACAAGTTTTTAGTCTATTGATTGATTAAAAACATGTTTAAAAGTAAAATTATACTTACAATGAGTTTATTTTTATTAACAAGTTTACCGATAGTATTAAAAATTTATATGAATACTCAGTTAAAGCAAACAAAACCAAAAAACACCCAAGCTCATGCTTTAATAATATTTTTTGCAATAACAATTTTTGCTTTTCTTTATTTAACTCAAGAATTTATCCTATACAGACCATTTGAATTAAATTACACATCAAGAGTAAATTTGGGAATTTCAATATTCATCAAAGATCACTTATACTACTATATATTCCCTTTATTAATATTTATATTTTTTTTTACTCTAAACGAAAATTCTCCATTTAAAAAAAATTTAACAATTCTTACATATTTCGCATTTGGACTAACATTTTCCAAAAACTTGGAAATAGTAATTTTAAATAGCAAAATTTTTGGAATCTACGAATATATTGAATTGCCAATACTTAATGCAATAGAATTAATACTATCAGCTGTAATCTTTGAAAAGAAAATTAAAAAATGCCAAAACTGCTCAACAAAAGAATACAAAATGATTTTTTTGCCTATCCTATTATTAGGATTATTTATTGCAACTTTAAAAACATTAATTCTAATCAATATGAGCATTTATGCTTTAATAATATTTGCATTAGTTTTATTATCTATTGCAATAAATAATAAACATACCAGGAAATAAAATGCCCAGCCCAAAAACGCTTACTATAATAGCGATGTTATCGATTTTAACACAAGGATGCAAAAAATCTTCAATCATTGAAAAACAATTTAATTACGCAATAATTTTCTCAGACGCAACTGAATATTTTTTTGAAATCCAAAAAACTCCATTCATAAAAAACGAAATACTGTTTATAAATGACAAAAATTTAGAAATTGCAAAAGACAGACTTGAAACAACAAAGAAAATACTATTAACCCACAAATCTAATAATGAAATACTAAATACCACAAGACTTAAAGAAAAAATTTTTCATTTATCAAAAATAAAATTTTCTCTAAAAAAATCTATTGATTTCTTGCTTAACGAAAACCCTACAAATCTCCAAAAAACATTACTATTGAGAGACAAATCCTTAAATAATGAAGACCTTGAATACTTGGAAAAAAAGGGTAAAGAAAAAAATGTTAATATTACGCTAATAAACGAAAGAAACATATCCTACATAAAAACATTAATTACTCCTGAAATAGAAACAATAATATTATTCTCCTTAAGGGATAATAATATTATTTTGAAAAAAATCTCAAATTCGCCTTTTTTCAAAAATATAAAATTTATATTAATTGGTAATACAAGAAAAGACCTGAACATTATTAAGCTAAAATACGCAATCACTCTTAAAGAATTTGATTTGATAAAAATAGTAAAAGATATTGAAAAAAATTTTCAATACGAATTTAGTATTTACAAGCAATAAGTACAACTAATAATAAAACGTGTAAATAAATAATTATAAATGAACAGCTTAATGCAATAATAAATCTTTAAAGCTATTGTAAAGAGCAAGAGTAACATCATCAACAGAGCAATTTTTAATCCTTGCAATCTCAAGACACACATATCCTAAAAACAACGGTGAATTTATTTTACCTCTTAATGGCACTGGAGCTAAAAAAGGACTGTCCGTTTCTATTAAAAGATCATTGGTATTTAATTTCCCAACAACAGTCCTTAAAGATTCTGAATTTCTAAAAGTTATATTGCCTGAAAAAGAAACTTTAAATCCTAAATCAATAAATTTTTTAGCACACTCATAAGTTCCCGAATAGCAATGCAATATACCTCTATTCAAAAAATTTAAAGACCTTACAATATTATAAGCATCATCATAGGCATCTCTTATGTGTAAAATAACTGGCTTTTTATATTTACTAGCCAAATATAACTGCTCTTCAAACATTTTAATTTGGAATTTCTTGTTATCTGCTTTGAAATAATCAAGACCTATCTCACCAACAGCAATAATATCCTCACTAATTAAAATTTTTTCAAGCTGATTAATATCATCTTTAAAATTATCATCTAAATTTAAGGGATGAATACCCGCTGTTAAAAACACATTAGAATAAGCGCTTAAAAGATTTTTTCTATTATTAAAATCATTAGGATGCAAACCAACGTCAATAAAATAAGAAAAGCCGTTTTTAAAACACTCGCTAATAATACAATTAACATCCAAAGATCTTCTCTTTAATTCATAAAAATGAACATGGGTATCTATTAATTTATCAAAAAAAATAGATTTTTCAGTTTCAAGCAAGCAGTCCATCATTCCATTTTTTTCCTAAGAACTGAAAGGTAATCAATAATAGCAACATTTCTCATGCCAAGATGTAAAAAGCTTGATAAAATATCAATAGCGTTTCCAATCTGCCCCAATGCTTCATAACATTCGGCAGCACTAACATATAATGTTGAATTTTTAGGGTTGTTTTTAATTAAACTTTTAATAGCTATTAATGCTTCTTCATATTTACCTTGTTCCTTTTGAAGAAGCGCAAGTCCAAGTATAGCAAACATATCAAAATCAACATCAAGGGCTTTTTTATAATAAATTTGAGAATTTTCATAATCATTCAAATATCGATACGCATCTCCTACTCTTGTAAGAACCAAATTGTTTTTTGGATCTTTTTCAATAATATTAAGCCAATATTTTAAAGCCTCTTTATATTCCTTATTCCCCCTGTAACAATCAGCAAGTCCAAAAATAGCATAAAAATTGCTAGGCGAAATTTCTAAAGCTTTTTTAAAAAAATAAATTCCTCTGGTAAATTCCTTTAACTTACGATAACAATTACCAATTGAAGTTAATACTCGAACATCAACTTTAGATTGATTTAATTCATACATTTTAAGCCAATACTTTAAAGCCTCCTTATATTCTTTAAAGTCGTAATACAGATGGCCAATACCTACAAGCGCATAATCATTCTCAGGCATTAATTCCATTACCTTAAGATAAGTTTGCTTGGATTTTTGAAAATTTTTTAACTTCCTATAAGATGAAGCAACTCTTGTCAAAACCGTTATATTCTCAGAGTCATATTTTAAATACTCTTCCCATACATCTGTAGCTTTTTTGTAATTATCCAAATTTCTATAACAATCTCCAAGTCCAAAAAGAGCATAATTATTGCTTGGATGCTTTACAAGACATCTTTGATAATAAACTATTGCTTTATCGTAGTTATTCTTCTTCCTTTCAACGTCGCCAAGTCCAACAAGAGCATAATTATTCTCATTATCCTTTTCAAGGATATCAGAAAATAAACTTTCTGCCTCAGAAAGCCTTTCTTCTTTGATTAACTGATACCCTCTTTTTGATTTCTCAGTGACATCAAGAAGCTGATCATCAGAAATGCTTGAAAGATCTCCCAAATCATCCAAAAATTTTTCATTCAACATAAATACCCCTTTTAAATCGGTTTATCAAAGATATAACTTTAACCATCTTGAACACACCACAAATAAATAATACGTAAAGC is a window from the Borreliella chilensis genome containing:
- a CDS encoding 50S ribosomal protein L35; amino-acid sequence: MANKMKTRKSAKKRYSFTVNGKVKHKKQNLRHILTKKSSKRKRNLRKSGNLSCFEVKRIKTLLPYG
- a CDS encoding translation initiation factor IF-3, with amino-acid sequence MINRNANRDRDRSRSSDKELKINYRIKAREVRVIFENGTQEVLLIEDAIRKAKEAELDLVEVSPNVSPPVCKIIDYGKYKFHQEKRQKEQKKNQKIIKLKEVRMQPKIDAHDLDFKSKNILSFLKDGNKVKVTIRFRGRELAHTYLGYGILNSILEKVGDTNYVLESAAKMEGKTMFLIVAPKFKK
- a CDS encoding hydrolase, translating into MMDCLLETEKSIFFDKLIDTHVHFYELKRRSLDVNCIISECFKNGFSYFIDVGLHPNDFNNRKNLLSAYSNVFLTAGIHPLNLDDNFKDDINQLEKILISEDIIAVGEIGLDYFKADNKKFQIKMFEEQLYLASKYKKPVILHIRDAYDDAYNIVRSLNFLNRGILHCYSGTYECAKKFIDLGFKVSFSGNITFRNSESLRTVVGKLNTNDLLIETDSPFLAPVPLRGKINSPLFLGYVCLEIARIKNCSVDDVTLALYNSFKDLLLH
- a CDS encoding flagellar hook protein FlgL (With FlgK acts as a hook filament junction protein to join the flagellar filament to the hook); amino-acid sequence: MINRISHPLTYENLKTSAAEQESKITKLLENLYKGGKRIVKLRNDPTGVTHAIRLDSDIFKLNVYMKNIGTSKGNLRYTEGYLQSLTNILTRAKEIAIQGASGTYEADDKKMISKEVNALLEDAVAIANAKGPDGYSIFSGTKIDGEAFKVTRENKISKISKDGEGPQIINVEYNGNQAEKKTEVYNEVHISNNYPGNKIFFLQNQNIISSINTNGFTVKENTKIYIDNIEIGLTAGDTALDIVAKINESSAPVEASVDPVLNSLSIKTTTPHQIWITEAKESNVLQTLGIITKNNDTKLPPYNLSSSTEVRSRSIFDALIELRDTLYNNKEELVGSRSLAEIDESLKRLLISVADLGAKENRLDRSYERISKEAADMKEDMVQYTDLDVTKAITNLNMASLAYQVSLGVSAKIMQTTLLDFLK
- a CDS encoding membrane protein; protein product: MSLFLLTSLPIVLKIYMNTQLKQTKPKNTQAHALIIFFAITIFAFLYLTQEFILYRPFELNYTSRVNLGISIFIKDHLYYYIFPLLIFIFFFTLNENSPFKKNLTILTYFAFGLTFSKNLEIVILNSKIFGIYEYIELPILNAIELILSAVIFEKKIKKCQNCSTKEYKMIFLPILLLGLFIATLKTLILINMSIYALIIFALVLLSIAINNKHTRK
- a CDS encoding glycoprotease, coding for MVNALAFEYSYKALIVHCKVNNKNFSLVEPKSNFNFSVPKIFSDFVFKNNIDLNQIELIVNSCGPGSFTGLRISLSFVKGLALGLSIPFVNISTLDVFANSVKNNSSVIVLAFTAGKYFIGRYENFKLIGKVLCVSREDLFEYLSQVDPNSVLIGNNLESVCKESNYKFKIIEDLNSFGRILTELGIAKYLKNHKSDDILSGPFYIRPSDAELNFHS
- a CDS encoding flagellar assembly protein FliW; translation: MINGKSIGFNFPEGILGFENIKKFIIKDSKHKPFSIMQSINKDVSFLVTSPFNFLSEYLPNIQEKDWSDIKAKSEDEKVILCIINMHVNDYKDITANLKAPIIINKKKLLGKQAICTDEKYSLRHKVFKE
- a CDS encoding flagellar hook protein FlgK is translated as MDSTFSGIEIGKRSLFAHKDAMNTVGHNLSNATKPGYSRQRVTMKTEIPLYAPQLNRAKKQGQLGQGIMVQSIDRVKDELLNTRIIEESHRLGYWTSQDKFISMLEDVYNEPEDQSIRKRLNDFWESWHDLANQPQGLAERKIILERGKSFCEVIRSRFHSLERIYIMANDEIKITTDEANNYIRNIANLNKQISKSQAMKDNPNDLMDTRDLMVEKLGNLINISIENKQDPNEFLVHSEGRHLVQGSIANEFKLEAANGPTRTKWNILWTNNDKVHLETGKLGSLLTTRDEEIQNEINELNNIAINIVELVNEIHEAGHGMDKKSGRNFFSQELKLTDDRGRYDTNSNGQFDSVHIFKINSTNEIFPEEKLGFYGTLKFEATNSNEIIEIPYNAPDTVQDVINRINNSSAQVTVRINSEGKLEIKAVKEQKDENIEFKIKHIEDSGLFLTTYTGILNVSGPEGAYDYKNIDTTDKLTPKATYSISPLKNPAAWIKVADIIDSDPSKIAAGTRNPTNEISIGDNEAALRISSFGNSQIMIGKNLTLNDYFANTASNIAIKGQISEITKESQSQILKDLTDLRMSISGVNKDEELANMIEFQQAFIAASKFITVSAELIDTVINKMGV
- a CDS encoding 50S ribosomal protein L20, with product MARVKNGTVHVARRKRILKKTKGFWGTKKSNYKKAKDTLRKGMMYATRDRKARKRDFRRLWISRISAALSDIGVSYSRFIEGLSKSNIKINRKILSNLAIEDVEAFKKVVLEIRK
- a CDS encoding carbon storage regulator; the protein is MLVLSRKVNESIKINSNIEVLILEIKKDTVKIAIKAPENIKIFRSEIYEFIIEENKKSILKDKYNISKIKNLFNHYFKNEN
- a CDS encoding ATP-binding protein, whose amino-acid sequence is MILEFKSEKKMTNFSKSFFSPLPISKIFALSGDMGSGKTSFLKGLALNLGISYFTSPTYNIVSVYDFVDFKFYHIDLYRLSSLEEFELIGGEEIFMDLDSIIAIEWPKIVYDIIPKDRLFSLNFKIVDSGRVIEFNG